A genome region from Brassica oleracea var. oleracea cultivar TO1000 chromosome C2, BOL, whole genome shotgun sequence includes the following:
- the LOC106324889 gene encoding thylakoid lumenal 15.0 kDa protein 2, chloroplastic yields the protein MERKKKLMAILYTPPQCRTFSPPVFNYHVTGETIKFKTSDAGNWCSRFRSKSLSLVFSGALALGLSLSGVGLAEAAKVGVNKPELLPKEFTSVIDVAGFLSDGQEKRIAEEISDLEKDTGFKLRVLAQNYPVTPGLAIKDYWQVDDSTIVFVADPTFGNILNFNVGASVDLDIPRSFWSRLAGKYGNMFYWKEKGEDASIEAAVMAISSCLREPVGANNCAEVY from the exons ATGGAGAGAAAGAAGAAACTCATGGCTATTCTCTATACACCTCCACAATGTAGAACCTTCTCTCCTCCTGTATTCAACTACCACGTCACCGGAGAAACCATTAAATTTAAAACCTCCGACGCCGGAAACTGGTGTTCCCGTTTCCGATCGAAATCTCTCAGCTTAGTCTTCTCCGGAGCTCTAGCTCTCGGTTTATCTCTATCCG GCGTTGGACTTGCAGAAGCAGCCAAAGTGGGAGTAAACAAACCAGAACTGCTCCCAAAAGAGTTCACTTCGGTCATAGATGTTGCTGGTTTCCTCTCTGATGGCCAG GAGAAGAGGATTGCTGAAGAAATCTCTGATCTTGAGAAAGACACAGGGTTTAAGCTAAGAGTCTTGGCTCAAAACTATCCTGTTACACCTG GACTAGCTATCAAAGATTACTGGCAAGTTGATGATAGCACTATCGTGTTTGTCGCTGATCCCACTTTTG GTAACATATTGAATTTCAATGTTGGGGCTAGTGTTGATTTGGACATTCCTCGTAGCTTCTGGAGTCGTTTAGCTGGGAAATACGGCAACATGTTTTACTGGAAAGAAAAG GGTGAAGATGCATCCATTGAAGCTGCAGTGATGGCTATATCAAGTTGCTTAAGGGAACCAGTTGGTGCAAATAACTGTGCAGAGGTTTACTGA